The Cryptomeria japonica chromosome 9, Sugi_1.0, whole genome shotgun sequence DNA segment TTCGGTCCTACAGGTTGACTTATCTAACTAGGTCTTTCTAAATCAAGTTCTTTTATAGTCCTATCTGCAGATGGGAATTGAAAAACTCTTCTTATTTTCTCCATGTTCCATATTCTGTttgtagagatgaagaaaaaaggGCGGGAACACTAGTGAAGGAGGAATTTGGTCGTCCAAACAGGGAGAATACAATGGTGAGTGACATGTTTATGCTCTTCTTTTACACGCTTAGTTTGAATTCAAACCTTCTTTTGTGTTGGTGTGACCATTTCTTTACTGCTTTGGTAAATCACAGGGTATGCGGCATGGTTCATATGATAAGTTGGATGATGATGGGCTTGCTCCTCCTGTAAGTTTGACTGTGTTCTTAAGATATTGTACACTTACATATTGAAGTGCTGAATTTTCCTTTAAGAAAGACTCTAGTGTGATGTGCAATATGCTCAGAATTTTCGGGCTAACTTCAACGGTTACTATGTCATCAGGGAACTAGGGTTTCAGGAGAGGATGTGATTATTGGTAAAACAACACCCATAGCACAAGATGATTCAGCAGGCCAGGTATCAAAATACACAAAGAGAGATCAGAGCACAAGTTTGCGCCATAGTGAAAGTGGGATGGTTGATCAGGTAAATTACAGGTGTAACTttccttttcttcaatttgataAAATCATGTTAGCATTATGGAAAACACTTGGGAATAATTGCAACCTGTCTTGTACTTTTTCCTAAGTGTTTTGAAAAGtagttaattttttatatatatgtctCTTTTGGCCCATTTTTACTCTCTGACGTAGAGAAATATTGAGTACAGGCAGAAATAGAGTTTTAAGTTTAGGTTTAGGGCATTTCACCTTTTAAGAAGTTATAACCTGAATAGATTTCATCTTTTAAGTTCTAACCTATGCCACAAGGTTCATGTTTGTGTTCAAGTCCAATGAAGATTTTTTTTGGAATAAGTTCAACCAATAAATTTCTTAAAAAATTGTGATTATATTTGAATAATATAAATctgcaattttaaaaaatttaattatactatattaagataaaaatttataataatttttaaaataaatgtaaaaaattTAATTGTAACAAAATATATTAAATAGTTTATAAAATGTCAAAGGGGTTGTGCTCAAATGGCAAGGCCATATGATTCTTGAGATGGAGATCAAGTTCGAATCCATAGAGACATCGAAAGGTGAAATTCCAAGTGGTGACTCTTGGACTTCCATTGTGGCTTCTAAGTTGATCAAAGttgtaaatttataatttataataaataaattaaaatatattaaattttaataatagtTAATAAAATGTCAAAGGGGTTGTGCTCAAATGGCAAGGCCATAGAGTTCCCTGGTTGGAGATCCAAGTTCAAACTATAGTGACATCTAAAGGTGGAATTTCAAGTGGTAATTCTTGGACTTCCATTGTGCCATCTAAGTTGATTAAAGTGGATTGTGTCAAGGAGATCCCTCCTGTGGCCTCTAGCTGATATGGCCTGCATTAAAAATCCCTTCTGACCAATAgaaaatataatatcaaaacacTAGAACTAATACATAAATTTTTATATTTCACccaaattttgaaattacattttcTTAGCAAAATAACTTATCATCATCTCCTTGAGAACTGTAATAAGTGTTATTCTATTTAATTACCCCAATGAGGGTTTAagcaagaaattaaaaaaatcagtttgttttctctatttttatgaaaataaaaaattacattgtTTTTAAGGTTATCATGCTTTTACTGTGCTTGCCTGTTTTAAACCCATCTAATTGAATTCTATTTGCATTTTTGCCACATTGGGTCAATGCTGTGTAACAGAGGTATGAATTTTATGAAGTTCCTTTAATAATTTTGATGGTTTTGGGCACAATTGGTGAATAACTTTTACTCTGGCCTTCAGGTTCTGTTGACAACTAATCAGGATGGCTTGCGGTTTGTTAAAGTTAGAATGAGATCTGTCCGTATACCACAAATTGGGGATAAGTTCAGTAGTAGACATGGTCAGAAGGGAACTGTAGGCATGACATATACTCAGGAGGATATGCCCTGGACAGTTGAGGGCATTACACCTGATATTATAGTAAATCCACATGCTATTCCTTCTCGAATGACTATCGGCCAACTCATTGAGTGTATCATGGGAAAGGTTGCCGCTCACATGGGAAAAGAGGGAGACGCAACACCTTTCACTGATGTCACTGTAAGTCTATTTTCTATGTTCTAATTGAATCTGCAAATTGTCATTTTTGTCTGTTGTGATTGATTAACAAAGATTATTGAAAATTTAGGTGGACAGCATCAGCAAGGCACTTCATAAATGTGGATACCAGATGAGAGGTTTTGAGACAATGTATAATGGACACACTGGCAGAAAGTTGAGTGCGATGATTTTTCTAGGTCCTACATATTACCAACGTTTAAagcatatggtggatgataagatCCATTCTCGTGGCCGTGGACCTGTTCAAATTCTTACTCGACAGCCAGCAGAAGGACGCTCCCGTGATGGAGGTTTACGGTTTGGAGAGATGGAGCGTGATTGTATGATAGCACATGGAGCCGCTCATTTTCTGAAAGAGAGGCTTTTTGACCAAAGTGATGCATATAGGATCCATGTTTGTGAGCGCTGTGGCTTAATTGCtattgcaaatttgaagaaaaacTCTTTTGATTGTAGAGGCTGCAAGAACAAAACAGACATTGTTCAGGTTAGTTTTAAAAATTTCTAATAGTTGAATAGTTATGTTTTTGGCATTGCCACCTTCTGACAAGTTTCTTTCTTTTAATATTTCTAGGTGCACATTCCATATGCTTGTAAGCTACTGTTTCAAGAACTTATGTCTATGGCTATCGCCCCAAGAATGTTCACAAAAGAAGTGAAACAACTAAAAGAACAAAAGAAAAAGGCAGGAGCTTGAATGAAATGAGGGCATGCCATCGTTTTCCTTTGGAGTGGCCACAAGGCTTGTGATTGTTTTGATGCATGGTGAGCACTGGCAACGCTGCGAAGTTGATACATGAGTTGTAGCAAAATAAAATTTTAAGTGGTGTTTTAGAGTCGTATTACCTCAAATAATTTAAAAGCTTGGAGACCCTTttgagtaaaatcaagccagaaGGAATTTGAACCTAATGTTCTTCCATTTCTGCTTCTTGTCGACATAAATTCCTCTAACCAGGACAAATACTGTCCTTTCTATGGCCTTTCTTATACTGTATTACTTATATATAATGTTTGGTGAGCATTGGGTTTCAAGTCTTCAAGCCATGATAAAGGAATTGTGCATCATCTGGGCTATGTAATGTCCTGGTAAAAGCGAAGAGTTGAGTAATTGCTCATGAGTTTCATCTTTTTGCCTCTTTGGGTAAATGGGGCAGTGAATCAGATTTGTGCTTTCAAAATCTCCTTGGGGAGACTTTACCATTTAATTGCTTTTTAAGGACTTAGTGGTAGAGGATAGACATTGTTTGTCCACATTTCAGCATGGCGTTCAAACATTTTGAGCGCAAGAAAGGACCAAATATTTACGTTCTCTTCATTGTGGATagataaatatttttcatttatgaaTAGATGTTTCTCGTTGCTAGCTACCTCACTTTGGAATGCCTGGTGTTTTGTTTGACTTTAAATATTTGTGGCTTCTGCTACATATGCAATTTTGGTATCGGTTTACTGACAAGAATTTTCAACCACCATGCAGCTGCGTGTTATGGAGCAGTCTCTTAGCTGATTGTTTTTAATTCTCATGAACATTATATAATATTCTGCTGCTGCTCTTGCATGACACCCCACTTTATAGATGACAGCTTATTGCCTCGCTTGCCAGATTTCTAGGATAGTTCATCTAAGCTTGGGCCAGAGCATGCTTTTGAGTTTAGTATTGGAGTTTCATCTGCTTTGGCTGTCTGACCCTTCTGGTGCTACCAAATATTCTTCGTAAGGCTAATGGACAGGCTTTCATGTAGCCTTCCTTTCCCAACTAATCTGAGATGTTAAGATATCATTTTGATAATCAACTAtttctttgacattaatgacaaaagatTTGAGGAACATATAATTAGATACTGCTTACCTTTTCCTTCCAACATTTTTGTATTCTTGAAGATCATTTATagatgagaaatgttggataaatattatgtttatgaattgtttgtaatatttaaaaaaaaaaataatataagagTTTTCTTGAAATGAGTATGCcaaaaaagaaatgattattttATTTCTCGTAGTTTGTGATGCCTACAAGAGGTTGTGCTAACagttaattttttttatgtgaCATTGTGGATTAAAGACCCCAAGTGGTACGTCTTTCCAACCATCTCAGCAAATGTTATTCTTGTGTTGCATGATTTCAACGGTTTTTTAATTGTAATCCTCTTTAGCAATTGGTTATAAAAGCTTATGGGAAAAAACGGGGGGAATTTTCGATTGAATATTTTTTTATCGCATTCCTTAATCTATTATCAGGATAAGGAGAGTGAAATGTGGATAAGTGCGAACATATAACATGAGGGTTTTATAGAGAAtataaaaaagaaagataaaaacaattagaaatatgaaattaaaaaagttgAATTTTAAAAATCAAAGTATTAAAAAAACTAATATTGTTGTACTAAATATAAAATATTGTGGAgtttggtaatttttttttttttttttttttggtaggtgAATGTTTTTTATTAGAGCTAATATGGTTATGGCTCACAATCAGGGGGGATCAAAACTTTGGTGGTATCATTAACAATGCCACAATTTAATTATCATATTATGGGACAATCACCTCAAAGGAGATTAGAACCTTGGTGGTATCATTAACAATGCCACAACTTAATTATCACATTGTGGGATCAACCTTAGAGAGTTGGTATATATTAATtgttataattaataattaattaattaaattaatattgtaAATAGTTATGATtatgataataaaataaaaatgttagaAAAGAAAGATGGTAACATTAAAGAGAGTGTTATTATGTgagaagatgaaaattggattgtaAGTCAGCATTAATATCtaacaataaatataatattaataatattatttaataataaattattattcaagtaaaatatataataaacaaatcaaaattcaattttttttcattttttatttttgcatattgataaaaatcaaatttatatatgAAAAGTTGAAAAAGTTCTCATAAATAAAACTAATAAACAAAATAGATGAATTGAAATAAAgtgtaattaaaaattaataaaaaataatgtattctagtatgtatgtagaaaataatatttttcacaAATAGACTAAGCTGCAGTGAAATCTAAGAAAATAGAAATCCTTTATTTAAACATGTACAAAATTTAGGAATGTATTTCCAATATCAATTTTCACCCTCAATGGTGTGGCTTGAATTATTGTTTAAGTTTTATGTTTTGGGAATTAATAAATTGAATAACAAATGTGAAAAAATGATTGAATTAGAAGGGAAGGTCGTAATGAAAAGATTGGAAGAGCTAAGAAAATAGAAATCCTTTATTTAAACATGTACAAAATTTAGGAATGTATTTCCAATATCAGTTTTCACCCTCAATGGTGTGGCTTGAATTATTGTTTAAGTTTTATATTTTGGGTTTTACAATTGCGAGGAGTTAAGAGAATTAACAAAAATGGACCAAGGACTAGTCAATGAAAATTTGATAATTATGCTTTATACTTTAGATATCTCTAGAAATTCAAGGTGAAAATGAGAGAGAATGTAAATTTTTATTGTCtacaaattgaaattgaaattccaaATTTCTTGACTCGTCTATTGTTCTATACCATGAGCTTTGAGATTTTTATCTTGTTGGATGTATTCAGAAGGTCACTATTAACCAACAATGACCATAAACTGATTAGCTTATTATGAAGTTCATGAGATTTTTTAAGGGACAATCACAAATTAGTTATCACACAGGCCCACTTGAAAAATAGTTGATTGCTATTAAGTTTAATTATTCATTTAGAAAAAATGGTAGTTTGCTACTTTTATGTTTAATTATTCAATCAaatttacaatgcatcaaatcgcGCCATCATTCAGATTGTTGCATGCACAATATGAGATACCTACATTATAAGTCATTAAGTCTACATTATAAGTCATTAAGTCTAATATAACAATCAAAGTTGGAGCTCTTCATTGATGATAATTAAAATGAAGAATAAAAACTTATTACCAATGCATAAATGATTAACTAAGAGAAAATATTCTTCAATtttatttgacaattttttgaaattATTTACACATTGTATACTAAGTTACATTTTGATATATactataaatattaataattatgcTCGCTTCGATCCACATAGTGttatccgaaacgttgatgcaaacaaACACACACAATCAAAAAgcataattaatattttattataaatattgtTTTTACTATTGCATGAATGATTAACTAAgtgattttttttctttctcaattatcatttgataaatgattctaaattttaatttgcataatattttacaaaCGTCGTTGTTATAGTTCTAATGTGTATGATATTGCATTTATCTCAAATatcatttgataaatgattctaaattttaatttgcataatattttacaaatgttGTTGTTATAGTTCTAATGTGTATGATATTGCATTTATcaagaattcaaatttaattaaatgcgCTCTTTTATAGAAAACTTCAATTAAAAACATCATCAATCATTGAATTTATTTGCACCTCAAATTTTATTTGTACATATTAGAATTTCCTAACTCAAAAATGATTTAAaactaaatatatataatttattaaaattattcaAATGTAAATAACTATTTTATAGATTCTATAGCATTACATTGTTTATTTCAAACTAATTTATAAATAtctatatttcaaatttgatatgtCTGATGTATTTTACTTGGAATCTCTTAAATATAGGTATGTTAGTAAGAATATAATGAATTATAAAATAGAAATTATGTAAAAAGAATATAAGAGATATGAAAAGAAAGGCAAAGAGAAAAAAATCTGATATAGTCAAAGAGGACTAAGGACAAccagaatgatagaaaatgaaatcTACCTTGAAGGGAAGGTCAGGACAAAAAAATTACAATGAATTCAAGGATCAATAATAAATAACAAACAGAATATAATGAATTACAAAATAGATATCATGAAAGTGAATATAAGAGATAAAGATGAAAAGAAGGGACAAAAAAGATTGAGATATATTTGAAAGGATCGAGGGGaattaaaaaaagagaaaagaaaaggaaatttgATTTGAAAGGGAGGTATATTACTTGAAACAAATAATAATAAGACACAAGTTTAAAAAAGCAAGAAAAATTATACAACACACAAGAAAAAGACATAGgttgaagaaagcaagaaaaatTATACAACACACAAGAAATAACATAAAAAGAAACATAGATtggaaaaaacaagaaaaattatACAACACAATAAAAACAGATTTGAAAAGATAAgttcaaagaaaaataagaaaaatccaCATAAAAGAACAAAGCAATCAGAAAAGATTTGATTGAATAGGGAGGTAAATTAAACTTGATAAAAAAGATAATAGATAAGATACAGGTTGAaaaaaatgattgaaaagaaaaataagaggTAAAAGTAAAAATTAAATGGAATGGAGTAAGGAGAGGAGCTGATTCATTTCAACAAATTTAATGCAAAATTACAATGAACAGATACCTCTCGACTACTGCAAAATTACAATGAATATTACCTCTTGATTACTGCAAATTTACAATTAATATTACACAAGAATGATCATCAAATTTTGAGTAAAAATGTATTAAAATTGGGTAAAATACTGTAAGCAGCTTCAGCTTGTTGGGTGCAAATGACAGTATAAGGAAATCGGCCAGTTGGATCAAAACAAATCCTAACAGAAACCGGCCTGTTGTTGGGAAGTAAATTGAATGAATCTTCCCTCCTAAAGCACAAGTACTGTCATAGCTTGTAGCTCTTTTTACACTGCAGCACCTCAGAACTCCTTGAAGACACATCAACAGTAATATCACATAAAGCAATCACAGTCACATGCTTCTTTATAAGATGCAGAACATTAGCCCTCCCAGAGATCTCAGTCCTGGTGGTCATATTGAGGCTCCCTGAAATCCCATCTCTGATAAATTCAGAAGCACTTGACAGAACGGCGTCAACAAAGACCGTCACAGAAACATTCATTCTGGCGGTCCTGTCGGCCTTGAGTGTGCCTGGGGGTATGAGGGCCTGCCCCACCGTCTTGCCGCGATACAGGATCAAGGTTGTGCTGTTGCCATGCTTGAAACTAGCCGCCTTGTTGGTGTTCTTGATCGATGTGTCCGCAGTGAGCGTCAAGTTAATGTGCACCGTCAAAGTGGGCAAATCAAAATTTGCGTTAAGGTCATCAATTGTGACGGAATTTAGGGTTATCACGGGATCCTTGGCCTTGAACACCGTTAGGGCCAGGACGATCATGATTATGGCGAGGAGAATTAAGACAGCACCGCAGGAGAGACAGCATCTGCAGATCCGCCAACGGCGTTTGCGTCGTCTTGAAGCTTCGAAGCCCGAAGGAATGGCTTCTACTCGCAGAGACCCTTTTGATTGCCGCTCTTCGTCAATTGATTCGGATTCTGCTTCCTTTGCCTGCATCTTGTGGCCGTTTCGCAAAATTGAAGCGCAGAGGTGTGACTGTTGGGATTATGGATTCTGGCTTGAACCAGAAAACTGTATAAGGAGGAAGCTATTGGGCTTGGGCATTTAGATTTTGCACCAGAGGTGAATTTATTCACAGATGATTACAGGGCTTTTAATCTTTGAATGAAACTGGCGGACATTTTGAAGTAGGGAGGGACGGAGGTTCTCACCATACTATTTTGGTCCTGGCCCAGGTAATTATACCATCGGCCCAGGTACCAATCTTTGTCTGCCGATATAATTTGTTTGCAcagtaatttttttttcaaaaacatcgAAGAAtgcattattttaaattttttttaaggcTGAAGGAATCTGCTATGTTGGCTTAACACGTCTTCTGGTATCATATAAGCTGGGGAGACTGGACCGTGTGACCTGAGGCTTGACAAGGAAGCTCTCTCTAATGAAATCAACctcatttttttttaaagcattatgtttatattttttttcattattatgtaaatttataaatttaatgaATTAATATTCATTTCATTAATTCTAATCTATATTAAAATActacaatatatatttttaattttaaacaataagttaacatatctattttattttaaaaacaaggTAGCATATTTATTTTACACGTGTTCTTTATcatttaaaatatgaaatattaaatataaaatttaattctactattagaaaaaataaattaacCATAAAGATCTAGAGTTAAATCGTGTTGAATGTGTTGTTGGAATTAAATTGCATAGAACGGAATTGCACATCATGGATGGATGGCTAAATCACACACATGACGGATGCATGGGTGCAACGAGAGTTCTAGATAGCTGATTCCATCTTTGTCTAATATTGTAGTGTTAAAATTGGGCAAAATACTACATGCAACTTAAGAAGTCAATTCCTTCATTATTAACACTTACATCAAAGGAGGTGCAAGGGTCATTTCACTATAAAAGTATAGGGGAGAGGTCCCATAGTGGAGCAAACATGTATCATAGGGATAGGAGTTGACAACATGGGTCCCATTTTTTGACAATACAACACTCAATTATAAAAACAaggtttctttctttcttcaaattttatttaaaatatgaaAAAGTAGTACATGTTAAATCACTATGAATTCAATCAAAGATTGGATAATTACTTTCCACCTTCCCAAATTTAGGTGAATGGAAATAGTTAACTTATATCTTTATTATAGAACCACTTTTATACAAATATTGATATGACATGTATAGAACCAATTTACATTTCATCCACCATAGATATGATAGATGATCAACTTGTAGATACATTTGACCATATTACAAATAAATGTGTTCCACCTTTCATCCATGGTTGACCCAAGTTCTTGTACTACCACTTCCacctatctctctctttcttcatATTTATCTCACAATAATCGAAAAATAGTACTTAGGCTCACcataatatattattttacaaaATAACAACAATAAGTAACAATATAAATAAGACCTATTAAATTATAACATTACATGCATAGTATCTATTTATTGCCCTCACTATTGTCCACCATTGCCTGAAACAAGTATTTGCCAAAGCCAATCATGTTGCTAGCCTAAAACTTCTGAGATTACAACCATGCATGAATAGTTTGCTAGACAAGGTTCACCAAGCAATGATGCATCTAGATTCTATTTTCTAATTTGGTTTGATTGGTAGGAATGTTAGATTGTAAGGGGTGAACAATTTTTATGTACTCATTTGTAATTCTCACATTACCTCAACATGATAGATTGCATGACAATTTTGTTTTAGTCAATGTTTTGAAGGTGTTCCATTTATATGGAAAGAACCAAGTATTCCAGTAGAATAATGTTATGTTATGTGAGTAACTTAAATGTTGATTACAATACTAATATGCTAATATGTTCATCCTTGTTGTTTCCCTTTGATGGACAACCACGTAAACATAGCCCGCACGACCATCCTATATGTGTAGATTTATGTATCAATAAATTGGTTTGGAAAATGGTTCTAAATATACCTATCATAATCTTGTTTGAAGTTCTACATAATTGTTAAccttgcattatatatatatatatatatatatatatatatatatatatatatatatatatatatatatatatgagaaaaggGAAATATGCCTTTGTCTCTTCTACTGCTCATGCCTTCACCATTAGTATTTATGAATTAATAAGTTGTGCCCCTATATCTGCATCGGTTGCTCCCTAGTCAATCCAATCTGCTAGTAGGAGAGAAAAGTGAAATGCTAGTTGACTAGGATCCATATATGGTCAATCAATGGAACTCCATATCATATCCTCTAGATGGGCTCAGGGATTCAAATAGAATTCAGACCTACCCTCCCACCTCCGCCTCTTTCATCGATGTTGATGCCATTTCCACCGTAGGATCTACCTCGACCCTTGATTTTCTTGTCTAGGCCACCCCCGCCTCTATTAAACATGTAATAGTTAGTGTAATTGGACAAGTCCAATATGTTACTAGGAGAGAAAAGTGGGATGCGAGTTGACCTGTATGTAGTCAATCGATGGAACTCCATGTATTTTCCTCTCAATGGGCTCAAGGATTCATATAAAATGTACTCAAATCTACCCTCCTACCTCCACCTCTTCCAATGATGTTGATTCCTTTGCCACTGTGGACATTGCCCCTACCCCTGATTTACATGCCTATGCCACCCCTACCTTTGTTCTTCATGGCCACTACACTAAATCTACTTGAGCCCCTACTTATATATAGGGGTTATATATCACTTGAAAGAACATTATAGTATAGGTATTATCCCTTTTTCCTTAAACTGATTAATATACAACTTTAGAGGTTATATATCACTTGAAACAACATAATATAAGTATTTATCCATTTcttttgaaattgattgaaatttatcAACAATTTCAACATTAACATTTACATATTTAACttgtgtgtgtgtgcgcatatgtatatatacacatatatgtttgtatatacacacacacacacatacacatacacatacacatacacatacacatacacatacacatacacatacacatacacatacacatacacatacacatacacatacacatacacatacacgtgcATGTACACGTACACTTACATGTAcaagtacacatacacatacacatacacatacacatacacatacacatacacatacacatacacatacacatacacatacacgtgcATGTACACGTACACTTACATGTAcaagtacacatacacatacacatacatacacatacacatacacatacacatacacatacacatacacatacacatacacatacacatacacatacacatacacatacacatatatgtgtaacAACATGTCCAATATGCTACTAGGAGAGAAAAGTGGGATGCTAGTTGACTTAGATTCATATCCAGTCAATTGGTTGAGCTCTATATCATTTCCTCTGGGCTCAAAGATTCAATACCTACCCTCCCACCTCTACCTCTTTCACCAATGCTGATGCCTTTGCCACCATGGGCTCCACTCCTACCCTCGATTTCCTTGCCTATATTACCCCCACCTTTGTTCTTCATGGCTATTACAATAAAGCTACTCGGAACAACATTATAATATATAACTTTAGGGGTTATATATCATTTGAAACAACATTATCACATTTGGAACAACATTATCACATTTGAAACAACATTATCATATAAGTATTTATcccttatgtatgtatgtatgtgtctcTTCAAGTGGTCATGCCTTCACCATTAGcgtttaacacacacacacacacacaaacacatttgAGTGAAGGGAAAGATGCTTATGTCTCTTCCACCACTCATGCCTTCACCATTAGCATTTATGAATCAACAAGTTGTGCCTCTATACCTGTAATGATTGCTGCATGGTCAGTCCAATATTCTACTAGGAGAGAAAGTGAGATGCTATTTGACTTGGATCTATATCTGATCAATTGATGGAACTTGTATATTATCCTCTAGGTGGGCTCAAGGATTCAAATAGAATTTAGACCCACCCTCCCATCTCCACCTCTTTCACTAATGTCGATGCCTTTTCCACTGTGGACTCATCCCCTACCCTTGATTTCCTCACCTAGACCACCCCACCTCTATTATTTAAGGTTGCTCTATATCTACTCAAACCCTAATGAGGTTATATATATAGAAACCAAAAATTTATATAACTTATTTGCAAACTAATGCGCTATAAATATTTATAACCGTTTTCTAAACTAATATAAATTGAAATAGAATTATTGTAATTGAACAAGTCCAATATGCTACTAGGAGAGAAAAGTGGGATGCTAATTGACTTGTATCTAGTCAATTAGTAGAACTCCATGTCTTTTCCTCACAATAGGCTCAAGGATTAAGATAGAATGTTCT contains these protein-coding regions:
- the LOC131060990 gene encoding uncharacterized protein LOC131060990 — translated: MQAKEAESESIDEERQSKGSLRVEAIPSGFEASRRRKRRWRICRCCLSCGAVLILLAIIMIVLALTVFKAKDPVITLNSVTIDDLNANFDLPTLTVHINLTLTADTSIKNTNKAASFKHGNSTTLILYRGKTVGQALIPPGTLKADRTARMNVSVTVFVDAVLSSASEFIRDGISGSLNMTTRTEISGRANVLHLIKKHVTVIALCDITVDVSSRSSEVLQCKKSYKL